A region from the Triticum urartu cultivar G1812 chromosome 1, Tu2.1, whole genome shotgun sequence genome encodes:
- the LOC125533109 gene encoding trihelix transcription factor ASIL2-like, which produces MRYKVHYLSKNVVKPIYPHKTSSFLPSPQFTSILSSTFNSRRGATARRRRPRTDIQCKNRVDTLKKKYKAERARGGPSAWNFYGELDRLVGPTLSASAATKKHPSFGLPAPHFALPLHPSAARRHPSPSSSPSPPPPMALPLSNYRHRAPLLATAFIQQAATAAAAISDSDDSSDLGDNNNNNSHQSPSHFVSSHSGGNNKRRRSSESSGGGDGGVGELARAIEAFAEMYERVESAKQKQSLEMERERIAFMKQLEVKRMENFVDAHVKLARMKHAKKNGGYAANGTIGVELASSMAALPFLSNPAYL; this is translated from the coding sequence ATGAGATATAAGGTACATTACTTAAGCAAAAACGTAGTAAAACCAATTTATCCCCATAAGACATCATCCTTCCTGCCAAGTCCCCAATTTACCTCCATCTTATCCTCTACCTTCAACTCGCGCCGCGGGGCCACCGCGCGCCGTCGGCGGCCGCGCACCGACATCCAGTGCAAGAATCGCGTCGACACGCTCAAGAAGAAGTACAAGGCCGAGCGCGCCCGCGGTGGGCCCTCCGCCTGGAACTTCTACGGCGAGCTCGACCGCCTCGTCGGCCCCACCctctccgcctccgccgccaccaAGAAGCACCCCTCCTTCGGGCTGCCGGCCCCTCACTTCGCCCTGCCACTCCATCCTTCCGCCGCAAGGAGGCACCCGTCGCCCTCGTCTTCGCCATCCCCGCCTCCGCCCATGGCTCTGCCGCTGTCCAACTACCGCCACAGGGCACCTCTCCTTGCCACCGCGTTTATCCAGCAGGCTGCCACCGCCGCTGCCGCGATTTCTGATTCAGACGACTCTAGTGATCTCGGtgacaataacaacaacaactcACATCAGTCACCGTCCCACTTCGTTTCATCGCACTCCGGGGGTAACAACAAGCGCCGCCGCAGTAGCGAAAGCAGCGGTGGTGGCGATGGTGGTGTCGGCGAGCTAGCGAGAGCGATCGAGGCATTTGCAGAGATGTACGAGCGCGTCGAGAGTGCCAAGCAGAAGCAGTCCCTGGAGATGGAGCGAGAAAGGATTGCCTTCATGAAGCAGCTGGAGGTGAAGCGCATGGAGAACTTCGTCGATGCACATGTGAAGCTCGCAAGAATGAAGCATGCCAAGAAGAACGGAGGTTATGCAGCCAATGGTACCATTGGAGTCGAGTTGGCTTCCTCCATGGCTGCGCTGCCTTTCCTCTCCAACCCTGCATACCTCTAA
- the LOC125528809 gene encoding trihelix transcription factor ASIL2-like, producing the protein MELREMAAAAAAAASAGGGGGGGGGGGGRLPPPNPNLPYREDCWSEGETAALVGAWGSRYVDLNRGNLRQKQWQEVAGAVNSRRGAAARRRPPRTDVQCKNRVDTLKKKYKAERARGGPSAWNFYGELDRLVGPTLAAAAATKKHPSSGPPGPHFALPLHPSAARRHPSPSSSPSPPPPMALPLPNYRRGAPLPAAAFIQQAAAAAAAISDSDDSGDLGDNNSNNSRRSPSRSVSSHSGGNNKRRRRSESSSGGDGGVGELARAIEAFAEMYERVESAKQKQSLEMERERINFMKQLEVKRMENFVDAHVKLARMKHAKKNGGSAANGTIGVELASSVAALPFLSNPAYL; encoded by the coding sequence ATGGAGCTGAGGGAGatggccgcggcggcggcggcggctgcgtcggcgggaggaggaggaggaggcggcgggggcgggggcggcagGCTGCCGCCGCCCAACCCCAACCTGCCCTACCGCGAGGACTGCTGGAGCGAgggcgagacggcggcgctcgTCGGCGCCTGGGGCAGCCGCTACGTCGACCTCAACCGCGGCAACCTGCGCCAGAAGCAGTGGCAGGAGGTCGCCGGCGCCGTCAACTCGCGCCGCGgggccgccgcgcgccgccgcccgccgcgcaCCGACGTCCAGTGCAAGAACCGCGTCGACACGCTCAAGAAGAAGTACAAAGCGGAGCGCGCCCGCGGCGGGCCCTCCGCCTGGAACTTCTACGGCGAGCTCGACCGCCTCGTCGGccccaccctcgccgccgccgccgccaccaagaAGCACCCCTCCTCCGGGCCGCCGGGCCCTCACTTCGCCCTGCCTCTCCACCCTTCCGCCGCCAGGAGGCACCCGTCGCCCTCCTCTTCGCCGTCCCCGCCTCCGCCCATGGCTCTGCCGCTGCCCAACTACCGCCGCGGGGCGCCGCTCCCTGCCGCCGCGTTTATCCagcaggccgccgccgccgctgccgcgaTTTCTGATTCAGACGACTCCGGTGATCTCGGtgacaacaacagcaacaactcGCGGCGGTCACCGTCCCGCTCCGTTTCATCGCACTCCGGTGGTAACAACaagcgccgccgccgcagcgAAAGCAGCAGTGGTGGCGATGGTGGTGTCGGCGAGCTGGCGAGGGCGATTGAGGCATTTGCAGAGATGTACGAGCGCGTCGAGAGTGCCAAGCAGAAGCAGTCCCTGGAGATGGAGCGAGAAAGGATCAACTTCATGAAGCAGCTGGAGGTGAAGCGCATGGAGAACTTCGTCGATGCACATGTGAAGCTCGCAAGAATGAAGCATGCCAAGAAGAATGGAGGTTCTGCAGCCAATGGTACCATTGGAGTGGAGCTGGCTTCCTCCGTGGCTGCGCTGCCTTTCCTCTCCAACCCTGCATACCTCTGA